In Candidatus Methylomirabilota bacterium, a genomic segment contains:
- a CDS encoding ABC transporter permease, which yields MTSASAVDAVGRYIRESIAWYGGLGLLTIQAARNLALPPHYLALVAREIDTIGVRSTAVALTAALFTGMVLALQTAVNMARFGAEGYVGPVVALSILRELGPVLTAILVGGKVASGITAELGSMKVTEQIDALRALGVNYVKRLVVPRLLAALVVFPLVTVLADFVGLVGGMIVSVFDRDVDPYLYWNTIAYWVVIRDFLTGLLKSIVFGFLVTLIGCYNGLATEGGTEGLGRATTDTVVEVAMAVIISDFFLTKLLIILFW from the coding sequence ATGACGAGCGCCAGCGCCGTCGACGCGGTCGGACGCTACATCCGCGAGTCCATCGCCTGGTACGGGGGCCTCGGCCTGCTCACCATCCAGGCGGCGCGCAACCTCGCGCTCCCGCCGCACTATCTCGCGCTGGTGGCGCGCGAGATCGACACCATCGGGGTGCGCTCGACGGCGGTGGCGCTCACCGCCGCGCTCTTCACCGGCATGGTGCTCGCGCTGCAGACGGCGGTGAACATGGCGCGCTTCGGCGCGGAGGGCTACGTGGGACCGGTGGTGGCCCTGTCCATCCTGCGCGAGCTGGGACCGGTGCTCACCGCGATCCTCGTGGGGGGCAAGGTGGCCTCCGGCATCACCGCGGAGCTCGGCTCGATGAAGGTGACCGAGCAGATTGATGCCCTCCGCGCGCTGGGCGTCAACTACGTGAAGCGGCTAGTGGTGCCGCGCCTCCTCGCCGCCCTCGTGGTGTTCCCTCTCGTCACCGTCCTCGCCGATTTCGTGGGACTGGTCGGCGGCATGATCGTCTCGGTGTTCGACCGGGACGTGGATCCTTACCTCTACTGGAACACCATCGCCTACTGGGTGGTGATCCGCGACTTCCTCACCGGCCTCCTCAAGAGCATCGTGTTCGGCTTCCTCGTCACACTGATCGGCTGCTACAACGGGCTCGCTACCGAGGGCGGGACGGAAGGGCTCGGGCGCGCCACCACCGACACCGTGGTCGAGGTGGCGATGGCGGTGATCATCTCCGATTTCTTCCTCACCAAGCTCCTCATCATTCTGTTCTGGTGA
- the hisIE gene encoding bifunctional phosphoribosyl-AMP cyclohydrolase/phosphoribosyl-ATP diphosphatase HisIE, with protein MSVRDELKWDAAGLIPTVVQETATGEVLMVAWMDRAALEATLRTGAGHYWSRARRALWRKGETSGHVQHVDGLYADCDRDTLLLQVHQEGVACHTGARTCFYTRISDAGAERPGAGAAGPEFLEVLERTIESRKVDRPAGSYVARLFEKGDAFICRKIGEEATEVVTAALGGEGNDRVVAEVADLWFHSLVLLSSRGIPLRRLLAELAERHAAPTAKPTQDTAKGGAA; from the coding sequence ATGAGCGTTCGCGACGAGCTCAAGTGGGACGCGGCCGGGCTCATCCCCACCGTGGTGCAGGAGACGGCGACGGGCGAAGTGCTGATGGTCGCCTGGATGGACCGCGCCGCGCTCGAGGCCACGCTTCGCACTGGCGCCGGTCACTACTGGTCGCGCGCGCGCCGGGCGCTCTGGCGCAAGGGCGAGACCTCCGGGCACGTGCAGCACGTGGACGGGCTCTACGCCGATTGCGACCGGGACACGCTCTTGCTCCAGGTGCATCAGGAGGGCGTGGCCTGCCACACCGGCGCGCGCACCTGCTTCTACACGCGGATCAGCGACGCGGGCGCCGAACGGCCGGGCGCCGGCGCGGCCGGCCCCGAATTCCTCGAGGTGCTCGAGCGCACCATCGAGTCGCGCAAGGTCGATCGCCCGGCGGGCTCCTATGTGGCTCGGCTGTTCGAGAAGGGGGATGCGTTCATCTGCCGCAAGATCGGCGAGGAGGCCACGGAGGTCGTGACCGCCGCGCTGGGCGGCGAGGGCAACGACCGGGTGGTCGCGGAGGTCGCCGACCTTTGGTTCCACTCGCTCGTACTCCTCTCGAGTCGCGGCATTCCGCTCCGCCGCCTCCTCGCGGAGCTGGCCGAGCGGCACGCGGCGCCGACCGCGAAGCCTACCCAAGACACGGCGAAGGGCGGCGCCGCGTGA
- the hisF gene encoding imidazole glycerol phosphate synthase subunit HisF: MLKKRVIPCLDVHDGRVVKGVRFVNLRDAGDPVEAAQAYDAQGADELVFLDISASHEGRATMLEVVRRTAEGIYMPLTVGGGVRSLDDIRTLLRAGAEKVSLNTAALARPELVTEAARAFGSQCIVVAIDAKRELGPGPTRWGVYTHGGRRPAGRDAIEWAREVERRGAGEILLTSMDRDGTGDGYDLELTRAVSEAVSLPVIASGGAGALEHLHAALTEGKADAALVATVFHFGQHSVGEAKAFLRDRGVPVRVEA, encoded by the coding sequence ATGCTGAAGAAGCGCGTGATCCCCTGCCTCGACGTGCACGACGGGCGCGTGGTCAAGGGCGTGCGCTTCGTGAACCTCCGCGATGCCGGCGATCCCGTCGAGGCCGCGCAGGCCTACGACGCGCAGGGCGCCGACGAGCTGGTGTTCCTCGACATCTCGGCCAGTCACGAGGGGCGGGCGACGATGCTCGAGGTCGTGCGCCGCACCGCCGAGGGCATCTACATGCCCCTCACCGTGGGCGGCGGCGTCCGGTCGCTCGACGACATCCGGACCCTGCTACGAGCCGGCGCGGAGAAGGTCTCGCTGAACACCGCGGCCCTCGCGCGTCCCGAGCTGGTGACGGAGGCGGCGCGCGCCTTCGGCAGCCAGTGCATCGTGGTGGCGATCGACGCCAAGCGCGAGCTGGGACCGGGTCCCACACGGTGGGGCGTGTACACCCACGGGGGCCGCCGCCCCGCCGGCCGCGACGCGATCGAGTGGGCGCGGGAAGTCGAGCGGCGGGGCGCGGGTGAGATCCTCCTGACCAGCATGGATCGAGACGGGACCGGCGACGGCTACGACCTCGAGCTGACGCGCGCGGTGTCGGAGGCGGTGTCGCTCCCCGTGATCGCGTCGGGCGGGGCGGGCGCGCTCGAGCACCTGCACGCGGCGCTCACCGAAGGCAAGGCGGACGCGGCCCTCGTCGCGACCGTGTTCCACTTCGGCCAGCACAGCGTGGGCGAGGCCAAGGCGTTTCTCCGTGACCGGGGCGTGCCCGTACGGGTGGAAGCATGA